The Salvelinus fontinalis isolate EN_2023a chromosome 39, ASM2944872v1, whole genome shotgun sequence genome has a window encoding:
- the LOC129838911 gene encoding uncharacterized protein LOC129838911 isoform X2 — protein MSLQHHPLPHLQRQVGQCPYNITPFPTSNGRLVNVPTTSPPSPPPTAGWLMSLQHHPHLHLQRQVGQCPYNITPFPTSTSNGRLVNVPTTSPPSPPPPAGWSMSLQHHPLPHLHLQRQVGQCPYNITPFPTSTSNGRLVNVPTTSPPSPPPPPTAGWSMSLQHHPLPHLHLQRQVGQCPYNITPFSTSNGRLVNVPTTSPPSPPPTAGWLMSLQHHPLPHLHLQRQVGQCPYNITPFPTSTPNGRLVNVPTTSPPSPPPPLTAGWSMSLQHHPLPHLHRQVGQCPYNITPFPTSTGRLVNVPTTSPPSPPPTAGWSMSLQHHPLLHLQRQVGQCPYNITPFPTSTSNGRLVNVPTTSPPSPPPPAGWLMSLQHHPLPHLHRQVGQCPYNITPFPTSTPNGRLVNVPTTSPPSPPPPPTAGWSMSLQHHPLPHLHLQRQVGQCPYNITPFPTSNSRLVNVPTTSPPSPPPPPTAGWSMSLQHHPLPHLQRQVGQCPYNITPFSTSNGRLVNVPTTSPPSPPPTAGWLMSLQHHPLPHLHLQRQVGQCPYKMGDGRPAGRDGWPAAGW, from the exons atgtccctacaacatcacccccttccccacctccaacggcag gttggtcaatgtccctacaacatcacccccttccccacctccaacggcaggttggtcaatgtccctacaacatcacccccttctccacctccaacggcaggttggttaatgtccctacaacatcacccccacctccacctccaacggcaggttggtcaatgtccctacaacatcacccccttccccacctccacctccaacggcaggttggtcaatgtccctacaacatcacccccttccccacctccaccggcaggttggtcaatgtccctacaacatcacccccttccccacctccacctccaacggcaggttggtcaatgtccctacaacatcacccccttccccacctccacctccaacggcaggttggttaatgtccctacaacatcacccccttccccacctccacctccaacggcaggttggtcaatgtccctacaacatcacccccttccccacctccacctccaacggcaggttggtcaatgtccctacaacatcacccccttctccacctccaacggcaggttggttaatgtccctacaacatcacctccttctccacctccaacggcaggttggttaatgtccctacaacatcacccccttccccacctccacctccaacggcaggttggtcaatgtccctacaacatcacccccttccccacctccaccccTAACGGCAGGTTGGTtaatgtccctacaacatcacccccttccccacctccacccctaacggcaggttggtcaatgtccctacaacatcacccccttccccacctccaccggcaggttggtcaatgtccctacaacatcacccccttccccacctccaccggcaggttggtcaatgtccctacaacatcacccccttccccacctccaacggcaggttggtcaatgtccctacaacatcacccccttctccacctccaacggcaggttggtcaatgtccctacaacatcacccccttccccacctccacctccaacggcaggttggtcaatgtccctacaacatcacccccttccccacctccaccggcag GTTGGTtaatgtccctacaacatcacccccttccccacctccaccggcaggttggtcaatgtccctacaacatcacccccttccccacctccaccccTAACGGCAGGTTGGTtaatgtccctacaacatcacccccttccccacctccacctccaacggcaggttggtcaatgtccctacaacatcacccccttccccacctccacctccaacggcaggttggtcaatgtccctacaacatcacccccttccccacctccaaCAGCAGGTTGGTtaatgtccctacaacatcacccccttccccacctccacctccaacggcaggttggtcaatgtccctacaacatcacccccttccccacctccaacggcaggttggtcaatgtccctacaacatcacccccttctccacctccaacggcaggttggtcaatgtccctacaacatcacccccttctccacctccaacggcaggttggttaatgtccctacaacatcacccccttccccacctccacctccaacggcAGGTTGGTCAATGTCCCTACAAGATGGGTGACGGCCGGCCGGCAGGTAGAGATGGGTGGCCGGCCGCCGGCTGGTAA
- the LOC129838911 gene encoding uncharacterized protein LOC129838911 isoform X1: protein MSLQHHPLPHLHLQRQVGQCPYNITPFPTSTPNGRLVNVPTTSPPSPPPPPTAGWSMSLQHHPLPHLHLHRQVGQCPYNITPFPTSTGRLVNVPTTSPPSPPPPPTAGWSMSLQHHPLPHLHRQVGQCPYNITPFPTSNGRLVNVPTTSPPSPPPTAGWLMSLQHHPHLHLQRQVGQCPYNITPFPTSTSNGRLVNVPTTSPPSPPPPAGWSMSLQHHPLPHLHLQRQVGQCPYNITPFPTSTSNGRLVNVPTTSPPSPPPPPTAGWSMSLQHHPLPHLHLQRQVGQCPYNITPFSTSNGRLVNVPTTSPPSPPPTAGWLMSLQHHPLPHLHLQRQVGQCPYNITPFPTSTPNGRLVNVPTTSPPSPPPPLTAGWSMSLQHHPLPHLHRQVGQCPYNITPFPTSTGRLVNVPTTSPPSPPPTAGWSMSLQHHPLLHLQRQVGQCPYNITPFPTSTSNGRLVNVPTTSPPSPPPPAGWLMSLQHHPLPHLHRQVGQCPYNITPFPTSTPNGRLVNVPTTSPPSPPPPPTAGWSMSLQHHPLPHLHLQRQVGQCPYNITPFPTSNSRLVNVPTTSPPSPPPPPTAGWSMSLQHHPLPHLQRQVGQCPYNITPFSTSNGRLVNVPTTSPPSPPPTAGWLMSLQHHPLPHLHLQRQVGQCPYKMGDGRPAGRDGWPAAGW from the exons atgtccctacaacatcacccccttccccacctccacctccaacggcaggttggtcaatgtccctacaacatcacccccttccccacctccaccccTAACGGCAGGTTGGTtaatgtccctacaacatcacccccttccccacctccacctccaacggcaggttggtcaatgtccctacaacatcacccccttccccacctccacctccaccggcaggttggtcaatgtccctacaacatcacccccttccccacctccaccgGCAGGTTGGTtaatgtccctacaacatcacccccttctccacctccacctccaacggcaggttggtcaatgtccctacaacatcacccccttccccacctccaccggcaggttggtcaatgtccctacaacatcacccccttccccacctccaacggcaggttggtcaatgtccctacaacatcacccccttctccacctccaacggcaggttggttaatgtccctacaacatcacccccacctccacctccaacggcaggttggtcaatgtccctacaacatcacccccttccccacctccacctccaacggcaggttggtcaatgtccctacaacatcacccccttccccacctccaccggcaggttggtcaatgtccctacaacatcacccccttccccacctccacctccaacggcaggttggtcaatgtccctacaacatcacccccttccccacctccacctccaacggcaggttggttaatgtccctacaacatcacccccttccccacctccacctccaacggcaggttggtcaatgtccctacaacatcacccccttccccacctccacctccaacggcaggttggtcaatgtccctacaacatcacccccttctccacctccaacggcaggttggttaatgtccctacaacatcacctccttctccacctccaacggcaggttggttaatgtccctacaacatcacccccttccccacctccacctccaacggcaggttggtcaatgtccctacaacatcacccccttccccacctccaccccTAACGGCAGGTTGGTtaatgtccctacaacatcacccccttccccacctccacccctaacggcaggttggtcaatgtccctacaacatcacccccttccccacctccaccggcaggttggtcaatgtccctacaacatcacccccttccccacctccaccggcaggttggtcaatgtccctacaacatcacccccttccccacctccaacggcaggttggtcaatgtccctacaacatcacccccttctccacctccaacggcaggttggtcaatgtccctacaacatcacccccttccccacctccacctccaacggcaggttggtcaatgtccctacaacatcacccccttccccacctccaccggcag GTTGGTtaatgtccctacaacatcacccccttccccacctccaccggcaggttggtcaatgtccctacaacatcacccccttccccacctccaccccTAACGGCAGGTTGGTtaatgtccctacaacatcacccccttccccacctccacctccaacggcaggttggtcaatgtccctacaacatcacccccttccccacctccacctccaacggcaggttggtcaatgtccctacaacatcacccccttccccacctccaaCAGCAGGTTGGTtaatgtccctacaacatcacccccttccccacctccacctccaacggcaggttggtcaatgtccctacaacatcacccccttccccacctccaacggcaggttggtcaatgtccctacaacatcacccccttctccacctccaacggcaggttggtcaatgtccctacaacatcacccccttctccacctccaacggcaggttggttaatgtccctacaacatcacccccttccccacctccacctccaacggcAGGTTGGTCAATGTCCCTACAAGATGGGTGACGGCCGGCCGGCAGGTAGAGATGGGTGGCCGGCCGCCGGCTGGTAA
- the LOC129838914 gene encoding uncharacterized protein LOC129838914 isoform X3: protein MSLQHHPLPHLHLQRQVGQCPYNITPFPTSTPNGRLVNVPTTSPPSPPPPPTAGWSMSLQHHPLPHLHLHRQVGQCPYNITPFPTSTGRLVNVPTTSPPSPPPPPTAGWSMSLQHHPLPHLHRQVGQCPYNITPFPTSNGRLVNVPTTSPPSPSPTAGWLMSLQHHPHLHLQRQVGQCPYNITPFPTSTSNGRLVNVPTTSPPSPPPPAGWSMSLQHHPLPHLHLQRQVGQCPYNITPFPTSTSNGRLVNVPTTSPPSPPPPAGWSMSLQHHPLLHLQRQVGQCPYNITPFSTSTGRLVNVPTTSPPAPPPPPTAGWSMSLQHHLLLHLQRQVG, encoded by the exons atgtccctacaacatcacccccttccccacctccacctccaacggcaggttggtcaatgtccctacaacatcacccccttccccacctccaccccTAACGGCAGGTTGGTTAATGTCCCAacaacatcacccccttccccacctccacctccaacggcaggttggtcaatgtccctacaacatcacccccttccccacctccacctccaccggcaggttggtcaatgtccctacaacatcacccccttccccacctccaccgGCAGGTTGGTtaatgtccctacaacatcacccccttctccacctccacctccaacggcaggttggtcaatgtccctacaacatcacccccttccccacctccaccggcaggttggtcaatgtccctacaacatcacccccttccccacctccaacggcaggttggtcaatgtccctacaacatcacccccttctccatctccaacggcaggttggttaatgtccctacaacatcacccccacctccacctccaacggcaggttggtcaatgtccctacaacatcacccccttccccacctccacctccaacggcaggttggtcaatgtccctacaacatcacccccttccccacctccaccggcaggttggtcaatgtccctacaacatcacccccttccccacctccacctccaacggcaggttggtcaatgtccctacaacatcacccccttccccacctccacctccaacggcaggttggtcaatgtccctacaacatcacccccttccccacctccaccggcag gttggtcaatgtccctacaacatcacccccttctccacctccaacggcaggttggtcaatgtccctacaacatcacccccttctCCACCTCCACCGGCAGGTTGGTtaatgtccctacaacatcaccccctgccccacctccacctccaacagcaggttggtcaatgtccctacaacatcacctccttctccacctccaacggcaggttggttaa
- the LOC129838914 gene encoding uncharacterized protein LOC129838914 isoform X4: MSLQHHPLPHLQRQVGQCPYNITPFSTSNGRLVNVPTTSPPSPPPPPTAGWSMSLQHHPLPHLHLQQQVGQCPYNITSFSTSNGRLVNVPTTSPPSPPPPAGWSMSLQHHPLPHLQRQVGQCPYNITPFPTSNGRLVNVPTTSPPSPSPTAGWLMSLQHHPHLHLQRQVGQCPYNITPFPTSTSNGRLVNVPTTSPPSPPPPAGWSMSLQHHPLPHLHLQRQVGQCPYNITPFPTSTSNGRLVNVPTTSPPSPPPPAGWSMSLQHHPLLHLQRQVGQCPYNITPFSTSTGRLVNVPTTSPPAPPPPPTAGWSMSLQHHLLLHLQRQVG, encoded by the exons atgtccctacaacatcacccccttccccacctccaacggcaggttggtcaatgtccctacaacatcacccccttctccacctccaacggcaggttggttaatgtccctacaacatcacccccttccccacctccacctccaacggcaggttggtcaatgtccctacaacatcacccccttccccacctccacctccaacagcaggttggtcaatgtccctacaacatcacctccttctccacctccaacggcaggttggtcaatgtccctacaacatcacccccttccccacctccaccggcaggttggtcaatgtccctacaacatcacccccttccccacctccaacggcag gttggtcaatgtccctacaacatcacccccttccccacctccaacggcaggttggtcaatgtccctacaacatcacccccttctccatctccaacggcaggttggttaatgtccctacaacatcacccccacctccacctccaacggcaggttggtcaatgtccctacaacatcacccccttccccacctccacctccaacggcaggttggtcaatgtccctacaacatcacccccttccccacctccaccggcaggttggtcaatgtccctacaacatcacccccttccccacctccacctccaacggcaggttggtcaatgtccctacaacatcacccccttccccacctccacctccaacggcaggttggtcaatgtccctacaacatcacccccttccccacctccaccggcag gttggtcaatgtccctacaacatcacccccttctccacctccaacggcaggttggtcaatgtccctacaacatcacccccttctCCACCTCCACCGGCAGGTTGGTtaatgtccctacaacatcaccccctgccccacctccacctccaacagcaggttggtcaatgtccctacaacatcacctccttctccacctccaacggcaggttggttaa
- the LOC129838912 gene encoding uncharacterized protein LOC129838912 encodes MSLQHHPLPHLHLQRQVGQCPYNITPFPTSTPNGRLVNVPTTSPPSPPPPPTAGWSMSLQHHPLPHLHLHRQVGQCPYNITPFPTSTGRLVNVPTTSPPSPPPPPTAGWSMSLQHHPLPHLHRQVGQCPYNITPFPTSNGRLVNVPTTSPPSPPPTAGWLMSLQHHPHLHLQRQVGQCPYNITPFPTSTSNGRLVNVPTTSPPSPPPPAGWSMSLQHHPLPHLHLQRQVGQCPYNITPFPTSTSNGRLVNVPTTSPPSPPPPPTAGWSMSLQHHPLPHLHLQRQVGQCPYNITPFSTSNGRLVNVPTTSPPSPPPTAGWLMSLQHHPLPHLHLQRQVGQCPYNITPFPTSTPNGRLVNVPTTSPPSPPPPLTAGWSMSLQHHPLPHLHRQVGQCPYNITPFPTSTGRLVNVPTTSPPSPPPTAGWSMSLQHHPLLHLQRQVGQCPYNITPFPTSTSNGRLVNVPTTSPPSPPPPAGWSMSLQHHPLLHLQRQVGQCPYNITPFSTSTGRLVNVPTTSPPSPPPPAGWSMSLQHHPLPHLHP; translated from the exons atgtccctacaacatcacccccttccccacctccacctccaacggcaggttggtcaatgtccctacaacatcacccccttccccacctccaccccTAACGGCAGGTTGGTtaatgtccctacaacatcacccccttccccacctccacctccaacggcaggttggtcaatgtccctacaacatcacccccttccccacctccacctccaccggcaggttggtcaatgtccctacaacatcacccccttccccacctccaccgGCAGGTTGGTtaatgtccctacaacatcacccccttctccacctccacctccaacggcaggttggtcaatgtccctacaacatcacccccttccccacctccaccggcaggttggtcaatgtccctacaacatcacccccttccccacctccaacggcaggttggtcaatgtccctacaacatcacccccttctccacctccaacggcaggttggttaatgtccctacaacatcacccccacctccacctccaacggcaggttggtcaatgtccctacaacatcacccccttccccacctccacctccaacggcaggttggtcaatgtccctacaacatcacccccttccccacctccaccggcaggttggtcaatgtccctacaacatcacccccttccccacctccacctccaacggcaggttggtcaatgtccctacaacatcacccccttccccacctccacctccaacggcaggttggttaatgtccctacaacatcacccccttccccacctccacctccaacggcaggttggtcaatgtccctacaacatcacccccttccccacctccacctccaacggcaggttggtcaatgtccctacaacatcacccccttctccacctccaacggcaggttggttaatgtccctacaacatcacctccttctccacctccaacggcaggttggttaatgtccctacaacatcacccccttccccacctccacctccaacggcaggttggtcaatgtccctacaacatcacccccttccccacctccaccccTAACGGCAGGTTGGTtaatgtccctacaacatcacccccttccccacctccacccctaacggcaggttggtcaatgtccctacaacatcacccccttccccacctccaccggcaggttggtcaatgtccctacaacatcacccccttccccacctccaccggcaggttggtcaatgtccctacaacatcacccccttccccacctccaacggcaggttggtcaatgtccctacaacatcacccccttctccacctccaacggcaggttggtcaatgtccctacaacatcacccccttccccacctccacctccaacggcaggttggtcaatgtccctacaacatcacccccttccccacctccaccggcag gttggtcaatgtccctacaacatcacccccttctccacctccaacggcaggttggtcaatgtccctacaacatcacccccttctCCACCTCCACCGGCAGGTTGGTtaatgtccctacaacatcacccccttccccacctccaccggcaggttggtcaatgtccctacaacatcacccccttccccacctccaccccTAA
- the LOC129838914 gene encoding uncharacterized protein LOC129838914 isoform X2 — MSLQHHLLLHLQRQVGQCPYNITPFPTSTGRLVNVPTTSPPSPPPTAGWSMSLQHHPLPHLQRQVGQCPYNITPFSISNGRLVNVPTTSPPPPPPTAGWSMSLQHHPLPHLHLQRQVGQCPYNITPFPTSTGRLVNVPTTSPPSPPPPPTAGWSMSLQHHPLPHLHLQRQVGQCPYNITPFPTSTGRLVNVPTTSPPSPPSPLTAGWLMSLQHHPLPHLHLQRQVGQCPYNITPFPTSTSNSRLVNVPTTSPPSPPPPPTAGWSMSLQHHPLPHLHLQRQVGQCPYNITPFSTSNGRLVNVPTTSPPSPPPPAGWLMSLQHHPLPHLHLQQQVGQCPYNITSFSTSNGRLVNVPTTSPPSPTPPPTAGWLMSLQHHPLPHLHLQRQVG; from the exons atgtccctacaacatcacctccttctccacctccaacggcaggttggtcaatgtccctacaacatcacccccttccccacctccaccggcaggttggtcaatgtccctacaacatcacccccttccccacctccaacggcag gttggtcaatgtccctacaacatcacccccttccccacctccaacggcaggttggtcaatgtccctacaacatcacccccttctccatctccaacggcaggttggttaatgtccctacaacatcacccccacctccacctccaacggcaggttggtcaatgtccctacaacatcacccccttccccacctccacctccaacggcaggttggtcaatgtccctacaacatcacccccttccccacctccaccggcaggttggtcaatgtccctacaacatcacccccttccccacctccacctccaacggcaggttggtcaatgtccctacaacatcacccccttccccacctccacctccaacggcaggttggtcaatgtccctacaacatcacccccttccccacctccaccggcaggttggtcaatgtccctacaacatcacccccttccccacctTCACCCCTAACGGCAGGTTGGTtaatgtccctacaacatcacccccttccccacctccacctccaacggcaggttggtcaatgtccctacaacatcacccccttccccacctccacctccaacagCAGGTTGGTtaatgtccctacaacatcacccccttccccacctccacctccaacggcaggttggtcaatgtccctacaacatcacccccttccccacctccacctccaacggcaggttggtcaatgtccctacaacatcacccccttctccacctccaacggcaggttggtcaatgtccctacaacatcacccccttctCCACCTCCACCGGCAGGTTGGTtaatgtccctacaacatcaccccctgccccacctccacctccaacagcaggttggtcaatgtccctacaacatcacctccttctccacctccaacggcaggttggttaatgtccctacaacatcacccccttccccaactccacctccaacggcaggttggttaatgtccctacaacatcacccccttccccacctccacctccaacggcaggttggttaa
- the LOC129838914 gene encoding uncharacterized protein LOC129838914 isoform X1 has protein sequence MSLQHHPHLHLQRQVDQCPYNITPFPTSTSNGRLVNVPTTSPPSPPPPLTAGWLMSQQHHPLPHLHLQRQVGQCPYNITPFPTSTSTSNGRLVNVPTTSPPSPPPPAGWSMSLQHHPLPHLQRQVGQCPYNITPFSISNGRLVNVPTTSPPPPPPTAGWSMSLQHHPLPHLHLQRQVGQCPYNITPFPTSTGRLVNVPTTSPPSPPPPPTAGWSMSLQHHPLPHLHLQRQVGQCPYNITPFPTSTGRLVNVPTTSPPSPPSPLTAGWLMSLQHHPLPHLHLQRQVGQCPYNITPFPTSTSNSRLVNVPTTSPPSPPPPPTAGWSMSLQHHPLPHLHLQRQVGQCPYNITPFSTSNGRLVNVPTTSPPSPPPPAGWLMSLQHHPLPHLHLQQQVGQCPYNITSFSTSNGRLVNVPTTSPPSPTPPPTAGWLMSLQHHPLPHLHLQRQVG, from the exons atgtccctacaacatcacccccacctccacctccaacggcaggttgatcaatgtccctacaacatcacccccttccccacctccacctccaacggcaggttggtcaatgtccctacaacatcacccccttccccacctccaccccTAACGGCAGGTTGGTTAATGTCCCAacaacatcacccccttccccacctccacctccaacggcaggttggtcaatgtccctacaacatcacccccttccccacctccac ctccacctccaacggcaggttggtcaatgtccctacaacatcacccccttccccacctccaccggcaggttggtcaatgtccctacaacatcacccccttccccacctccaacggcaggttggtcaatgtccctacaacatcacccccttctccatctccaacggcaggttggttaatgtccctacaacatcacccccacctccacctccaacggcaggttggtcaatgtccctacaacatcacccccttccccacctccacctccaacggcaggttggtcaatgtccctacaacatcacccccttccccacctccaccggcaggttggtcaatgtccctacaacatcacccccttccccacctccacctccaacggcaggttggtcaatgtccctacaacatcacccccttccccacctccacctccaacggcaggttggtcaatgtccctacaacatcacccccttccccacctccaccggcaggttggtcaatgtccctacaacatcacccccttccccacctTCACCCCTAACGGCAGGTTGGTtaatgtccctacaacatcacccccttccccacctccacctccaacggcaggttggtcaatgtccctacaacatcacccccttccccacctccacctccaacagCAGGTTGGTtaatgtccctacaacatcacccccttccccacctccacctccaacggcaggttggtcaatgtccctacaacatcacccccttccccacctccacctccaacggcaggttggtcaatgtccctacaacatcacccccttctccacctccaacggcaggttggtcaatgtccctacaacatcacccccttctCCACCTCCACCGGCAGGTTGGTtaatgtccctacaacatcaccccctgccccacctccacctccaacagcaggttggtcaatgtccctacaacatcacctccttctccacctccaacggcaggttggttaatgtccctacaacatcacccccttccccaactccacctccaacggcaggttggttaatgtccctacaacatcacccccttccccacctccacctccaacggcaggttggttaa